Below is a genomic region from Persicimonas caeni.
AAAGGCCTGGCGCAGGTGCGCATCAAAGAAGCCGAGGCCGACGCCATCCGCAAGGAAGGCATGGCCCGCGCCGAGGTCCGCGCCCAGCAGGGCGAGGCCGACGCCAAGGCCATCCAGGACAAGCTGGCCGCCGAGGCTGCCGGTCTGACCGAGAAGGCCGAGGCGATGAAGAACTTCGACAAGGAAGGCTACGAGTTCGAACGCTTCCAGATGGAGCTCGACCTGCAGCGCGAAATCAGCATGGAGCAGCTCGAGAAGTCGATCGAGATCGCCAAGGCGCAAGCCGCGGTGCTCGGAGACGCCTTCAAAGCCTCCAACATCAACATCGTGGGCGGCGACGACGCCTTCTTCGACAACTTCACCAAGTCGATCACCGTCGGCAAAATGGTCGAGGGGTTCATCGACACCAGCCCCACGGCCCGCAAGGTGCTCGACCAGGTCATGAACAAGGTCAGCAAGGACGAGGAGCCCGAGGCGCCCAAGGCGTCGGAGCCGACTGCATCGAAGGCTGACGACGTCGAAGAGGCGGTCACGGATCTGACGCCCGGAGAGTGACGTCGTTCGCGGAGCGGCTGCTTGCTGCCCGCGGAGCGCGCCCCGTTGTTTGGGGCGCCCGTGCAGCCCCGGGGCTCGCCCCGGGGGTTTGATCGACAATCACCACATGCGTTCGGCTATGCGACGTTACGTTGTGCCGACACGTGGCGTTCAGAGTTGCCCCGAGTTCAGGAGACGCACGGTTAACCCCAAGGCAAGCCATGGGGCTGCACCGGCGAGGGCTCCGCTGGGGGCAAGCCCCCGCTCCGCATGATTCCGGCGTTCGCAGGCCATTTGCCATGTCCGAAGAATCCCAAAAAGCCACCGAGACCCAAACCGACCAACCCCAGGTCTCGTCGTCCAACTACGACATCATCCGCAAGCGCCTCGAAGACCAGGCGCGCCAGCTGCGTGAGCGCACCGACAAGCTCAACGCCGCCCGCGCCGACCTCTTCGGCGGCACCGAGATGACCGTCATCGGCCAAGAGCGCATCCGCACCGAGAACAACTGCATCCCGCAGGACATCGTCAACGTCGGCGGGCGCATGCTCTTTGGCTACAACGTGCATATCGGCCTGAAGACCAAGACCGAGGTCGACGACGTCTTCAGCCTGCACGCCTTCGACAAGTCCGACGACGGCTTCAAGCTCGAGTCGGTCGGCCAGGATTCGGACGCCAACTTTCTAAGCGACGCCAAGTTCGTCAAAGACTTCGACGAGCTGTACGCCTACTACAAAGACGCGCGCCTGCGGCAGCTCATCAAGCTCGAGGGCCGACTGCTGGGCATCTTCCAGATCGGCTCGACCCTCGAGGACCGCCGCGTGCTTCGCTGGGGCTTGGACGCCCAGGAAAACGTCGAGTACATCGACAACGCCGGCGACCGCGACCTCAAGGCGCCCGACACCCACGACTTCCAGTGGCAGGGCGTCACCCGCGACGATCACGTCAAGGGCAAGCACCCGCATATCAGCATCCTCGACGAGGTCTTCGTCGAGACCGTCGGCGGCGACCTGACCATCAAGATCGAGGACAACACCGACGACGGCAAAGGCATCTACAGCGAGCCTGTGGAGGACCTGCACCAGTCGCTGGGCGACGGGGAGTTTTTCTGGGCCAAGATCGGCAACCTGATCTTGCTCAAGATCTTGCCGTACCGCGAGGAGGCGTGGCGCTACTTCGTCTACAACACGCTCACCCAAAAGGTGGAGCGCCTCGACGCCATCGGCCAGTCGTGCATCCGGCTGCCCGAAGACCAGGGCGTCATCTTCCCGGGCGGCTTCGTCTTGTCGAACGGCCAATCGAAGCGCTTCGACGCCACCGTCGAAGGCCTTCGCATCCACCAGGTCATCCGCTCGGCCAACGGTGAGGACGTCCTGTACGTCTTCTATCATCCCAAAGAGGGCGACTACCTACTGCTGGCCTACAACGTCATCCGCAAGGACGTCCAAAACCCGATCAACTGCCACGGCTACTCGCTGTTCGACGACGGCACGATGATCGTGTTCCGGTTCATGGGCGACGAGCCCACGCGCATCCATCCGATGCAGATCTGGCAGACGCCGTTTATCTCGGATGAGCACGCCGCCCAGCAGCCCAAAGACGACTCGCTGCTGAGCAATATCGGCAACGCCGAGCTGGTGCGCGGCATCTCCGACGCCTACAGCCTCTGCTCGATGGTCGGCGACCTCGAGCCGTCGATGCCGGTGTACGAGGCGCTCATCGCCACCGCCCAGAAGCTGCTCGACGCCTACTTCTGGCTCGACAAGGACGAGGCGCAAAACCTCGCCGAGGTCGCCACAGAGATCATCTCGACCGCCGAGCTCGTCATCGACGAGTTCCAGAAGGTCACCGCCCTCAAAAAGCGCGCCAAAGAGGCCCTCGAAGAGGCCGAGGCCAAGCAGCGCTCGCTCTTCACCGACGTGCGCTACCACGATTGGAACCGCATCGAGCGCTTCGTCGAGGGCCTCGACAAGCTCCGAAAGCAGCGCGGTCATCTGATCACGCTCAAGGAGATGCGCTACATCAAAGTCAGCCGCCTCGACGAGCTCGAGGCCGAGGTCAGCGAGCGCTACGACGACCTGAGCCGGGCGACCGTCGACTTTTTGCTCCAAGACGAGGCGCTTCGCACGTATCAAGAGGGCCTCGACGAGCTCGACGCCACTGTCGAAAACCTCGAGAACACCAAGCAAGCCGCCGAGCTCGAAAAGAAGCTCGACGAGATCAACAAAGGCCTGAACCTGTTGACCGAGGTCATCAGCGGCCTGCAGATCGACGACCCCACTAAACGCACGAAAATACTGGAGAATATCGGCGAGGTCCTCAGTCGCCAGAACCGCGCCCGCGCCCGGCTCGAGCGCAACACCAAGGAGCTGCAGGAAAAAGAGGGCAAGGCCGAATTCGCCGTCCAATTCCAGCTCTTCAGCCAGAGCGTGACCAGCGCGCTGGGCATGTGCGACACGCCTGAAGCGTGCGACGAGCAGCTCACGCGTTTGATGGTCCAGCTCGAGGAGCTCGAGAGCCGCTTTAGCTCCTTCGACGGCTATCTGGGCCGCCTCGCCGAGAAGCGCGAAGAGGTCTACGAGGTCTTCGAATCGCGCAAGCAAGCCTTGCTCGAGGAGCGCCAGCGCAAGGCGAACAACATCGCCAGGAGCGCCGACCGCATCCTCAAGGGCGTGGTGCGCCGCGCGTCGAACATGAAGTCGGTCGACGACCTGAACGCCTACTTCGCCTCCGACGCCATGGTCATGAAGGTGCGCGACCTGGTGACCAAGCTTCGCGAGCTCGAAGAGGACGTCAAAGCCGACGACATCACCACCCAGCTCAAGGCCGCCAAAGACAAAGCGGTGCGCCAGCTCCGCGACAAGCTCGACCTGTTCGAAGGTGGCGACAACGTCATCAAGTTCGGCCAGCACCGCTTCAGCGTGAACACCCAGTCGCCCGAGATGACGATGGTGCCGCGCGAGGTCGACGGCGAGCCGCGCATGGCGCTGCACATCACGGGCACCGACTTCTTCGAGATCATCGACGACGAGGAGTTCAACAAAACCCGGCGCTTCTGGGACCAGCACCTCATCTCGGAGACCGACACCGTCTACCGCGGCGAGTACTTGGCCGCCTCGATTCTCTTCGACGCCGAAGCGGGCGAAAACGAGCTGACGGTCGCCGAGTTGCAGCGCCGCAAAAAGTCCGAGAAGGGCCTGCAGCCGCTCATCCGCGAGTACATGAACGAGCGCTACGACGAGGGCTACGAGCGCGGCGTCCACGACGAGGACACCGCTAAAATTCTCGGAGCGTTCTTGGGCATGTACGCCACCGCCGGCCTGCTGCGCTTTACGCCGCGCGCCCGGGCGCTGGCGACGATGTTCTGGACGTTCGCCGAGCAACCCGACCGGCGCAAGAACTGGGGCCGAAGAGGCGTGAGCCTCGGGCGTCTGCGCGAGATCTTCGAGCACGGCAAGCCGCTCGAGGCATTGGGCGAAGAGCTCGCCCAAGAGATAGAAGCGTTCGCCGCCACCTTCGGTGCGGGGGCATCCCTGCCCTCGCCGCGAGAGCTAGAAGCACTCGCACCGAAAAAGGGCCTCTGCCGCGAAGCCGGACGCTACCTCGCCGAAGAGCTCGTCGACACCAACCCCCGCTTCGTCGAATCGAGCGAAGCGGTCGCCCTGCGCGACAAGTTCTTCAACTATCTCGACCAAAAGCACACTCGCCTCGACTTCGACGAGGACTTGAAGCAACTCCAAGGCAACCTCGCCGCGCGCTGGGAGCTCGTCATCGCCTGGCTCACGGGCTTCGCCGACAGCCAGCTCGACGACGACATGTCGCACCTGATCCCCGAGGTCGCCGCGCTGATCTTGACCGACGGCACCCTCGAGCGGCAGACCGCGCAGGCGCGCACCACCGCCGAAGTCACCGACCTTCTGGGCGACCACCCGCGCATCGACGGCGGCGCGCTCGAGCTTCGCCTCGACGAGTTTTTGACCCGGCTTCGCCGCTATATCGACGAGCACGTCCCCGCCTACAAGGAGTACAAAAAGCTCAGCCGCGACTTGCTCGAGCGCGAGCGCCGGCGCCTTCGCGTCGACAGCCTCGAGCCGCAGGTCTTCAGCGGATTCGTGCGCAACCGCCTCATCGACGAGGTCTACCTGCCGCTCATCGGCGACAACCTCGCCAAGCAGATGGGCACCGTCGGCGAGGACAGCCGCTCGGACCGAAGCGGCCTGCTCCTGCTCATCTCGCCGCCCGGCTACGGCAAGACGACCTTGATGGAGTATATCGCCGACCGCCTCGGCCTGATGTTCATGAAGATCAACGCACCCAGCCTGGGTCACGACGTCACCTCGCTCGACCCCGACGAGGCGCCCAACGCCACCGCGCGAAACGAGGTCGAAAAGATCAACCTCGCCCTCGAGATGGGCAACAACGTGATGCTCTATCTCGACGATATCCAGCACACCCACCCCGAATTCTTGCAGAAATTCATCTCGCTATGCGACGCCACCCGCCGCATCGAGGGTGTCTGGAACGGACGCACCAAGACCTACGACCTTCGCGGCAAGCGCTTCTCGGTGGTCATGGCCGGTAACCCGTACACCGAGTCGGGCGAGCGCTTCACGATCCCCGACATGCTCGCCAACCGCGCCGACACCTACAACCTGGGCGACATCCTCAGCGGCAAGCAGGACGCCTTCGAGATGAGCTATATCGAAAACGCGCTCACCTCGAACAAGGTCACCGCCCCGCTCGTCACCCGCGAGCGCCAAGACATCATGCGCTTCATGAAGATGGTCGACGGCCAGCAAATCCCGCTGACCGAGTTCGACCACGCCTACTCGTCAGTGGAGGCCGGCGAGATCGTCAACGTGCTCGAAAAGCTGGTGCAAATCCGCGACGTGGTGCTCAAGGTCAACCAGCAGTACATCATCTCGGCGGGCAAAAAGGACGAGTACCGCACCGAGCCGCCCTTCCAGCTGCAGGGCAGCTACCGCAACATGGGCCGCATGACCGAGAAGGTCGCCTCGGCGATGAACGACCGCGAGGTCCAAGAGATCATCGACAACCACTACAACCAGGAATCCCAGACGCTCACCACCGGCTCCGAGCAAAACCTGCTCAAGCTCGCCGAGCTTCGTGGCACCTTGACCGAGGAGCAAAAAGAGCGTTGGGAAGAGATCAAACGCGAGTACAAACGCCGCAAGATGATGGGCGGCGACGACGACCCCGTCAGCCGCGTCGCCGGCCCCCTGGCCACGCTCGTCCAACGCCTCGAAGACGTCCACACCGCCCTGCAGACCGACACGGTCTCCGGCGAGCTGGGCGAAATCCGCGGGGTGCTCGAAAAGGCCGTCGATTCGGCAGCCAAAGCCACAGCCAAAAAGCCGTCGACCGTCGACCGCCCCAAGCCCAAACAACAGCAGCCGGCAGCAACCGCCCCGGCCACCGCCGAAGCCTTGTCCGAAGCCCTGCTCTCCCTGCAACAAGCCAAGCTCGAGGTCCAGGTCGTCGGCGACATGCCCTCGAAACTCGGCGAGGTCCTCGAGAGCCAACTCGGCCTCATCGAAAGCGCCATCTTGCCCTTGGCCAAATTCGTCTACCGCGAAGCCGAAGACGACAAACGCCGCGACGCCCAACTCGACGAGGTCATGCGCAAGCTCGACGCGCTGCGCGGCACGCCCGTGCCGGAAGGCGAGTAACCCAATCGGTCAATTGTTCGACATCTTCCTCCCCCGCGTAGCGAGGGGAGGACCGAGGAGGGGCGTCCCTTTCCATGTAGCGAAGCGAAATGGAGAGGGATTCAGGGAGAGGCCCCTACTACAATCGCCCGCAAGCAATCCGCCCCCCGCTACGGGCAACGCACGTCGGCTACGCCTCCGTGCTCGCCCGCAGCTAAAAGTTCGTATCACCCACAAGGGGTTCGAGGACGAGAAGCGGCTTCGTGGTTAGCAACCGCCGGGAAGCAACCCATTGGAACGAGCGTCGATCGTTGCTAGAATCCGAGTAGGCGCCCACACTTGGGCTGTGAGCATAGGAGGTGCTTCAATGCCGCGTACCGAAATCAAAGAGCAAGCCCACAAACTTGTCGATGAACTACCAGACGACGCGACTTGGGAGGACCTCGAGTACAAGATCTATGTGCGTCGCAAGATAGAGCGTGGCCTCGAGAGTATCGAGAAGGGAGAGACCGTGAGTACCGATGAGGTACGCGCACGCTTCGGACTGGATAAGAGAAGCTACGGGCAACGCACGTCGGCTACGCCTCCGTGCTCGCCCGCAGCTAAAAGTTCCGTATCACCCACAAGGGGTTCGAGGTTGGAGTCCTGGCAGGAGAATGCATTTTGAGCCGTCCGGAGCCTGTTGCTCAATTGTCTCGAACGGGCCGTTTGGGCAGGACCGACGATCGTGGAACCCCTTGTGGGTGCAAAAGAATTTGTAGCTGCGGGCGAGCGAGGCGTCCCGAAGGGCGCCGAGAGTTGCCCGTAGCGGGGTTTGTCCTTGCCTTCCACCTCACGGCACCGTCGCCTGCCCGCTGCTATCACTGCCCCAACAATGGGTCGTCCCATTGTCATCCACCCCGCAGGTATGCCACCGCCCCGCGTCGATGGACGTGAACACGACCGTCGTAGGCGGCGTCGATTGCCCGTAGGAGTCTTGCCCCCAACACTCGACCTGCCCAAAACCGTCGAGCACGCAGGTGTGGTTCCACCCCGACGAGATCTGCTCGTAGCCAGCCCCCGCTGGCGCGTCGCTCACCTCGCCGGCGTCGTCTTTGCCCCAGCAATTGACTTCGCCGCCCGTCGTCAGCGCGCACGTAAAGCTCTGGCCGACGCTGACCTGCGCGAAGCTGCCCTGGCGCACCTGGGCCTGGCCGTGGTCGCTGCGTCCCCAGCACCATAGCTCGTTCGACTCTTTGATCCCGCAGGTATGATGCGGCCCGGCGGCGATCTGCAAAAACTCGCCCGTCGGCGCCGAGGCCTTGCCGTCGTCGGTATTGCCCCAGCATTCGACCCGCCCGTCGACGCCGATCGCGCAGGCGTGCCGGCTGGCCGCGCTCACCTGCACGTACTCGCCGCCCAGCGGCGTCGCCATGCCGTCGGTGTCCGCGCCCCAGCACTGCAACTCGTGAGACATATCGATACCGCAGGTGTGCAGGCCCCCGGCGCTCACGTCGATGAAGCTCGCCTGCGGCGGCGTCGCCTGACCGGCGTTATCCGCGCCCCAGCACCGAACGGAGCCGCCGGCGGCGATCTCGCAGGTGTGGTTGCCGCCGGCGCTCACCTGCGTGTCGATGCAGCTCGCGGTCGTGCTCGGCATCCAGTCCGACGAGACGGACGACGGAAGGCACAACAGACACGCATCGTCGCTCTTGGCCTCGCCGCTCGAAAAACACGTGCCGTCGATCAGACACGCGTCCGCATTCACGCTGCCCTGCTGGCACTGCCCCAGATCGTCGCACGTCCCCTCCCCGGTGCAGCTCAGCCCGTCATCGCAGCTCGCGCCGGGGGTCACGCGCTCCACGCAATTGCCGCGCAGACACACGTTCTCCATGCACGGCGTGTCGATGGGCGCACACTCGACGTCCGCGCACAGGTCGGCCGCGTCCGCCTCTCCCGTATCCTCGTCGCCTGCATCCTCCCGGCCTCCATCCGGAGCGACGGTGCTGTCCTCCTCGACGTCACTCGACGCATCCTGGGGCTGCTCGGCGTCGCCGGCATCAGACACCCCCGCGTCGGCCGTGCCGTTCGGCTCGGGGTCGTCCGAACAGCCGCCCGTCGCCAGCACGGTCGCCAGCGCGACGAACAAAACAACCACCACACGACGGGATGCGGGCACGCGCCCCCGGGACATCGAGTCTGACTTCATACAACTTCTCTCCAAAAGCATCGTCTTGATCAGGCGCCGTATCGCACTCTACAGACTTACCTTGCGGGCGCGTTTGCAAGCAACCTGCGAGCACTGCTCACCGCAGTTGCCCAACCGGCCTCCCTTGGGGCACACTCGCCCAGCAAAACGTTTCTCCAGATTCGGTGCATGTCATGCTCTTCGAAGTCCTCGTCGGCGTATTTTTCATCGCGGTAGGCGCTGCGGTGACGCTCTACCAACAGCACAAGACGTACAAGCCCCCCGAGGGGAGCGCCCTCGACGAGCCGATCAAGTTCGACGAGCTGCGCAACAAGCCCGCCAAGCTCGCCCGCGTGGCCGACAAGATCTCGTCGGTGGGCATCATCCGCTTCGAACAGATCGAGGGCCGCAACGAGCACACGGTCTACGAGGCCTTCGTCATCGACAGCAACGGGATCCCGGTCACGATCGCCCAAGAGCTCGATCATGCGACCGCGCTCGAAAAGGCCCAGTGGCTCGCCGCCAAGCTCGACGTGCCCCTCGACGACCAATCCGACTGACTCACCTCTCCCTACCTCTTCCTCCCCCCACCTCCCCCTCCCATTGTATCGCAACCTCGCTTCCGCTATGCACAAGGCGAGGATCGACAATTCGACCACAATGAATACCACTGGAGGGAGAGGAGTATGAGGTACTGTAGAGACGCAACTGTTTCACCTGCGGCCGGCGCGATGCGCCTGCTCGCCCTGATCGGCCTGCTCGCCTTGACGATCGTCGGCACTGCGTGCTCCGACGACGAGGAGCCGCCCGCCGAGACGACGACGCCGCAGATCTCCGCCTTTGCGGCCGAGCCTGCGACCATCACCGCCGGTGAGCCGGCCACGCTCAACTGGACGATCGCCAACGCGACCTCGGCCGAGATCTCGGTCGTCGACGGCGACTTCAGCCACACGATCGCCGACGAGAACCTCGCCTCCGGCTCGCTCGAAGTCACCCCCGAGGCGACGACCACCTACGTGCTGACCGCCGTCAACGGCGACAAAGAGGCGACCGCGCAGGTCGAAGTCACCGTCGAGGAGCCGGTCGCCGCGCCCAGCGTCGACAGCTTCGAGGCCTCGCCCGAGACGATCACCGAAGGCGAGACGGCCACCCTCAGTTGGACGACGACCGGGGCTACTTCGCTCGCGCTCGTCGACGGCGACGGCAACGACATCGACCTGGGCGACGCCGACGTCGACTCGGGCTCGGTCGACGTCTCGCCGACCGCAGACACCACCTACACCCTGACGGCCACCAACGATGGCGGCAGCGACCAACAGAGCGTGACCGTCTCCGTCGACGCGCTGCCCGACGCCCCGACCATCGACGCCTTCTCGGTCTCGCCGAACCCGGCGCAGGTCGGCGGCACCGTTACCGTCTCCTGGGATGTCACCGGCGCCGACACCCTCACCCTCGAATCGGACGCCGACGGCGCCATCGACATCAGCAGCGAGCCGACCGACACAGGCTCGATCGACGTGACCGTGCCCGACCAGACCGACGTGGTCTACACGCTCACCGCCGAGAACGCCGGCGGCACCGCCACCCAGGACTTCACCCTGACCACCGGCGACGCGGTCACCATCGCCTCGTTCACCGCCGACCCCAGCGACACGATCGTCCAGGGCGACAGCGTCACGCTGAGCTGGTCGGTCGCCAACGCCACCGACGTCACCCTCGAGTCCGACATCACCGGCGCCATCGACCTGAGCAACCTGGCCACGCCCGGCGAGATCTCGCTGCAGCCCCAGCAGACCACGACCTACACGCTGACCGCCGAGGGCCTCGGTGGCCCGGTCACCGAGACCTTGACCGTCGACGTCGCCCCGCCGGTCGCCATCACCGACTTTAGCGCCAGCCCGCAGACCGACGTCGCCCCGGGCTCCGACGTCACCCTCAGCTGGACCGTCACCGGCGCCACCCAGATCGACATCGAGGATAGCGCCGCCAACTCGGTCTACTCGGGCACCGACCTGACCGGCACGGTCACCGTCACCCCCTCGGCCGACGAGACCTACACGATCACGGCGAGCAACGCGGGCAGCTCGGACACCGCCGACGTCACCGTCACCGTGCTTTCCGCCCCCACGATCAACACGTTCGGCGCCACGCCCGACACCGACGTCCCCGCAGGCTCCGACGTCACCCTGAGCTGGGACGTCTCCAACGCAGCCCAGGTCGACATCGTCGACGACGCCGCCACCTCGATCTACTCGGGCAGCGACGCCACCGGCACCGTCACGGTCAACCCGACCGCCGACGTGACCTACACCCTGACGGCGACCAACGCCAACGGCTCGGACACCGCCGACGTCACCGTGACCACCGTGGCCGCGATCACCATCGACAGCTTCAGCGCCGACACCACCACGACCGTCTCCGGTGAAGCCGTCCAACTGAGCTGGACGACCACCAACGGCAACGCGCTGACGATCACCGGCGACGCGGGCATCACCAACTACACCGCCGCCAGCGGCGAAGTCGCCTCGGGCACCCTCGTGGTGCGCCCGCAGACGACCACCATCTATACGCTCACCCTCGACGGGCCGGGCAACCAGCAGCAGACCTCCACGCTCACCGTCACCGTCGACGCCGCCAACCTGGTCATCAGCGAGGTGCTCTATGACGTGGCCGGAAGCGACGACACCTACGAATGGATCGAGGTCTACAACGCCGGCGACACCTTCGTGGACCTGTCGAATTACTCGATGGGCGGCGGCGGGAGCGACTACACCTACTCGCAGCTCGACCTGAGCGGCACCCTCGCCCCGCAGGGCTGCGCGGTCTTCGGCGGGCCGGCCTCCACCGCCGACAACGCCAACCCGACCTTCTTCGACGGCACCGGCACCGACATCGTCAACGACCTGCAAAACGGCGGCAGCACCGCCGACGGCGTGGCGCTCTTCTTCGCCCCCTCGGCCAACGTCGACGCCTCCAGCGTGCCCATCGACTCGGTGCTGTACGGCGACGCCAACAGCTCCGGGCTGCTCGGCGAAGACGGCTCCGCCGACACCGAGCTCTCCCCGGACGTCGCCAGCGGCTCGAGCCTCGCGCGCATCTCGCCGACGAGCGACGTCTTCGTCGAGCGCACCTCGCCGACGCCCGGGCGCTGCTTCAACGCCACCACCGTCAGCTCGGCCAGCGCCCCCGCCGACACCACCGGCACCACCACCATCGAGGGCTTCGGCCTCGACCCGGCCCTCGACACCTACGAACTCGAGGACGACAGCGGCACCGCCTTCGTGCTCACCAACTGCACCGAGACGAGCCAAGACGTCGTCGAATGCACCGTCCCGGTGCTCACGAGCGCCTCGTCGGCCGCCCTCGACCTGGTGATCACCCGCAACCTCGAGTACACCCCCGACGCCGACGGCGACCCCACGGCGACCCCGGCCGCCCAGCCGCAGGAGTTCCGCCTCGCCGACGCCTACGCGCCGAGCAACACCATCAACTGGTGCAACGTCCAGTTTCCCCCCACCGCCACACTCACCACGGGCGGCACCACGATCGTCTACGGCCAGCTCTACATCGCCGGGTACACCGACACGCAGTCGACCGTCTTCGACTCTCCGTCCATCGTCTCGCAGCTGGGCGTCGGCCCCGACAACAGCGACCCGTCCACGGCCACCGGCTGGTCCTGGACCGACGCGTCGCCGAACACGGGCTTCGACTTCTCCCAGAATAACGACGAGTACCAGGCCACGCTCACCGCTCCGGCGACCGCCGGAAACTACGACTACGCCTATCGCTTCTCGGGCGACGGCGGCCAGACCTGGACCTACTGCGACAGCAACGGTCCCGGCGACGGCTACGTACCGAGCGACGCCGGCCAGTTGACGGTGAACTAAGCTCGCCCCGCGTGCACAACATGCGGGCACAAAAAAAGGCCGCCGAGGATTGCCTCGGCGGCCTTTTTTCATGTCACACACGCGAGCTTCTCAGCCGCGATAGACCCGCTCCATGCGGTTGGTCAGCCGGTTGAGGCCGCCACCCATGAAGGTCTTTTGGACCTCGCCGTCCTTGTAGATGACCGTGAACGGAAGGTCGGTCACGTCGGCCAGCCACGGGCTCTGCTTTTTGAACCCGGCCAGACCCGGCTGATTGATGATCAGCTTGCCGAAGCGCACGTCGTCCCATCCCTCGCAGCCTTCGCACCACTCGGTGAGCTCTTTGGCGAACGCATCACATGCGGGGCAGTCAGACTTGCCGAGCATCAGCACGGCCTTGGGCGAATTGACGAACTCTTCCCAGTTGTCGCGTCCAATGATTTCAAATTCCGCCATGATTTACTTCCTTGGGGTTTGAGGCGTTGGGGGTTGGGACTTACCACGGGGGCCACGGCGAACACGGTGAACGACATTATTGTTCTTCCCCGTACTCCCCGTGGTGAATTACATGCAGTTCTCAGTCAGTCTCGACGAACTCTGCGCCCGGCTCCCACTCGGCGCCGCAAAGGCCACCCGACTGGAGCGCCTGCACGGTGCGCAGCACCTCTTTGGCGCTACGGCCGACGCCGGCCTCGTCGCGGTCGATGTCGTTGACCGACAGCGACTTGATGCGGCCTTCGGGGTTGACGACCACGGTGGCGCGGAAGGCGATGCCGTTCTCTTCTTCGTAGACGCCGAACGCCTTGCTCACCGAGTGGTTCGTGTCGGCGAGCACCGGGTGGGTGATGCCCTCTTCGAAGGTCTCTCCGTCTTCGAACCAGTTCTTGTGGCTGAAGAACGAGTCGGTGCTGCAGCCGATCACGGCCACGCCGTCGTCGGCGAAGTCTTCCTGCAGCTCTTCAAACTCACGGATCTCGGTGGGGCAGATGAACGTGAAGTCGGCCGGGTACCAGTAAAGCACGTACCACTGACCCTCATAGTCCTTGCTCGAGACGGTCTTGTTCTCGCCTTTGACGTATGCTGCTGCTTCCCACTCAGGTGCCTGCTGTCCTACGATCGTCATTGGGTTCCTCGCTTCCTGATTACAGAAATACAAATTGGTACTCTTAGATGCGCAATCGCGCCGGCCGTTACATGCGCCG
It encodes:
- a CDS encoding beta strand repeat-containing protein; this translates as MRYCRDATVSPAAGAMRLLALIGLLALTIVGTACSDDEEPPAETTTPQISAFAAEPATITAGEPATLNWTIANATSAEISVVDGDFSHTIADENLASGSLEVTPEATTTYVLTAVNGDKEATAQVEVTVEEPVAAPSVDSFEASPETITEGETATLSWTTTGATSLALVDGDGNDIDLGDADVDSGSVDVSPTADTTYTLTATNDGGSDQQSVTVSVDALPDAPTIDAFSVSPNPAQVGGTVTVSWDVTGADTLTLESDADGAIDISSEPTDTGSIDVTVPDQTDVVYTLTAENAGGTATQDFTLTTGDAVTIASFTADPSDTIVQGDSVTLSWSVANATDVTLESDITGAIDLSNLATPGEISLQPQQTTTYTLTAEGLGGPVTETLTVDVAPPVAITDFSASPQTDVAPGSDVTLSWTVTGATQIDIEDSAANSVYSGTDLTGTVTVTPSADETYTITASNAGSSDTADVTVTVLSAPTINTFGATPDTDVPAGSDVTLSWDVSNAAQVDIVDDAATSIYSGSDATGTVTVNPTADVTYTLTATNANGSDTADVTVTTVAAITIDSFSADTTTTVSGEAVQLSWTTTNGNALTITGDAGITNYTAASGEVASGTLVVRPQTTTIYTLTLDGPGNQQQTSTLTVTVDAANLVISEVLYDVAGSDDTYEWIEVYNAGDTFVDLSNYSMGGGGSDYTYSQLDLSGTLAPQGCAVFGGPASTADNANPTFFDGTGTDIVNDLQNGGSTADGVALFFAPSANVDASSVPIDSVLYGDANSSGLLGEDGSADTELSPDVASGSSLARISPTSDVFVERTSPTPGRCFNATTVSSASAPADTTGTTTIEGFGLDPALDTYELEDDSGTAFVLTNCTETSQDVVECTVPVLTSASSAALDLVITRNLEYTPDADGDPTATPAAQPQEFRLADAYAPSNTINWCNVQFPPTATLTTGGTTIVYGQLYIAGYTDTQSTVFDSPSIVSQLGVGPDNSDPSTATGWSWTDASPNTGFDFSQNNDEYQATLTAPATAGNYDYAYRFSGDGGQTWTYCDSNGPGDGYVPSDAGQLTVN
- a CDS encoding thioredoxin family protein; its protein translation is MAEFEIIGRDNWEEFVNSPKAVLMLGKSDCPACDAFAKELTEWCEGCEGWDDVRFGKLIINQPGLAGFKKQSPWLADVTDLPFTVIYKDGEVQKTFMGGGLNRLTNRMERVYRG
- a CDS encoding peroxiredoxin, with amino-acid sequence MTIVGQQAPEWEAAAYVKGENKTVSSKDYEGQWYVLYWYPADFTFICPTEIREFEELQEDFADDGVAVIGCSTDSFFSHKNWFEDGETFEEGITHPVLADTNHSVSKAFGVYEEENGIAFRATVVVNPEGRIKSLSVNDIDRDEAGVGRSAKEVLRTVQALQSGGLCGAEWEPGAEFVETD